Part of the Pedobacter roseus genome is shown below.
GTGTTGCAAGAACGGGCAATACCGCGTTGCATGTTGATGGTACCATCAACGTGCTCGCATTTTACTTTATGGTTTCCGGCCATGTAATAGCCCGGACAGAAAAACGTAGTATTTGGATCAATTGCGCCATCCTGCAATGCTACCAAAGCATCTACAGGTTTAAACGATGATCCGGGAGAATATTGTCCTGCAATAGGCCTTACAATCTGCGGACGGTAAGGATTAGCAATCAAACTCATGTAGTTTTTGCCCCAATCTTTACCCACAAATTGGTTGGGATCATATCCCGGGCTACTTACAAAAGCCAGGATCTCTCCGGTTGAAGGTTCGATGGCAACAATGGCACCAACTTTATTTTTCATCAATTCTTCGCCAAGACGTTGAATCCTGATGTCTATAGAAGAAATTAAACGATCTCCCGATACGGCATTTACATCATATTTCCCATTGGCATAACTCCCCTGGGCAATATTTTTAGCATCGTACAAAGTATTGATCACCCCTTTTTCGCCCCTTAAAAAATCTTCATAAGAACGTTCAAGGCCACTTTTTCCGATAAAATCGCCCGGTTTATAATAACCTTCCGATTTTTCAATATCATCCGGACTCACTTCTTTAACATAACCAAAAAGTTGTCCGGCAACGCTATCAGGATAATGCCTGATCGTTCTGTCCTGCGTCCTGAAACCCGGAAAACGGTACATAATTTCCTGTAAACGGGCGTAACTCTGTACAGAAATCTGCCTTTCGAAAAATGTAGACTGATAAGAAGATTGTGCCCTTGCTTTTTTCAGTTTTTTACGCACATCCTCAACTGTAATTTCTAAAGCATTGGCCAGTCCAAGGGTATCGAAGGGTTTAACTTCGTTTGGGGTAACCATTAAATCGTACACGGGTTCGTTCTGCACAATTACTTTCATGTTCCGGTCGAGGATGGCACCACGGGCAGGGTATTTATAAATTTTACGCAACACGTTACTTTCAGCAGAACTGAAGGCCTTATCGCTAATGATCTGGATATAAAATAACTTCCCCAGCAAAATCAGGGCGATTACAATAAATAATCCTTGAACGATATATTTTCGGTTAAATAACTGATCCATTAACGTGGTGTTCTTCTATAGAATATAAACTCTACCAATAAAATAATAAGCAGTGTAAAGATACAACTTAAACCGCATCTCATTAAGGTATAACCAATTTCGGTTAGCTTAAATGTTTCTAAAAAGAACAGCACCAGGTGGTGTGCAATAACGCAAAGAAAAGCATAAAGTGAAAACCATTGAAAACCCATATAACTTAAAGAAGGTTCGGGGTCGTCAATTGCGTCGCGGTTTAAACTGATCGAAATAAAAGAAATCCTTACAAAAGCCAGTACCACACAGGCCGTAGCATGTACGCCCATGGTATCATAAAAGGCATCGAGGGTTAATCCGGTTACAAAAGCCAATAAATACAATACGATATTGGGAATACCAAAAGGGAGCAGGAGTAAAAATAATACGTAGATAAATGGCGTAGAAAGGTCGTAAAAACCCATATTCTTGAGCAGGAATATCTGCACAAAAAGTAGCAAAAACCACCTGATCACATTTACAATTATGATTCTACTATTCATTCGGTTTAGCGATGCCTTCTAAAGCTTTTTGCTCTTCAGCCTTTTTATATTTAACCACATATACATATTGCAATGTGCTAAAATCTGTAAATAAATTCAACTCGCCTGATAAGAAATTATCATTGGTGGCTACATTTGGCTTGCTGATCCTGCCCACCAAAATTCCTTTCGGAAATGATGCAAAACCAGACGTCACTACCGTATCGCCCACATACATTTTAATGTGGTTGGGTACTTCCTTGATAAATGCCTTTTTAACGTCGAAATTGCCATCGCCCCAAACCAGTGAGCCCAAAGCGTTATTCTTTTTCAAAGTCACACTTATTTTGGTGTCTTTATGTAATAGCGATTGGATGGTTGCCAGGTGTTCAGAAACATCGCGGATAAAGCCAACCACACCTTTTTGCGGTGCAATAACGGCCATTCCGGCTTTAATGCCGTCAACGCTCCCTTTATTAATCGTCATGATGTTATTACGCAAAGTGATGGAGTTTTTAATCACTTTAGCGGCAAGGTAAGTGTAATCCTGATTGGTGAGGGTGTCAACAACCTTAACATCTTTAGCGGTATCAACAGTGGTTAAGCTTAATAGCTTACTTTTAAGCTTGGCATTTTCTGCAGCAAGGCTATCGTTTACCATTCCAAGGTTTAAATAGCGCTTAAAAACATTTAACCTCTCGTAAGCCGTACCCACTACCTCATTGGTAGAGTTTAAGGTTACGCTACGCTGATAGGAGTTGTTCTTCACCGTTAGGTAAAGCCCAATGGTAAAAAAAATGATAAACAGGAAAAATGCGTTGTATCTGCTGATGAAAATCCAAAGGTTACGCATTGCTCATGAGATATGAGATGTAAGATATAAGATGTGAGTTTGGATAATTAGTCACAAATCTCACATCTCATATCTCAAATCTAGGTTATTGCATTAAGAATTTATATCCGCCAATGTTTTTAAGGGCGATTCCGGTTCCGCGCACTACCGCACGAAGTGGATCTTCTGCAACGTGAACAGGCAATTTTGTTTTTGCAGCCACACGTTTATCCAAACCTCTTAACAACGCACCACCACCTGTTAAATAAATACCGGTTTGGTAAATATCAGCAGAAAGTTCTGGTGGGGTAATCTCTAAAGCTTTTAAAATCGCTTCTTCAATTTTAGAGATCGATTTATCTAAACAGTGTGCAATTTCGGTATAAGAAACGGTGATCTGTTTTGGAACACCCGTCATTAAATCACGGCCCTGAACAGCAAAATCAGCAGGAGCATCCTGTAATTCAGGTAAAGCTGCACCCACTTCGATCTTGATTTTCTCAGCAGTACGGTCACCGATCATAATATTATGCTGACGGCGAATGTAGTTAACGATATCAGAGTCGAAGTTATCTCCGGCCACGCGGATCGATTGATCACAAACAATACCAGATAAAGCGATAACCGCAATTTCAGTGGTACCACCACCTATATCGATAATCATGTTGCCCATCGGTTCTTCAACATCAATACCAATACCTACAGCAGCTGCCATTGGCTCGTGTATTAAGTAAACTTCTTTTGCGCCTGCAATCTCTGCAGAGTCGCGCACAGCACGTTTTTCTACCTCTGTAATACCAGAAGGAATACAGATTACCATACGTAAAGAAGGGAACATCCATCCTTTACCGCCATTAAGCATACGGATCATACCCTTAATCATCGCCTCAGCGGCGTTGAAATCGGCAATTACTCCATCCTTTAGTGGACGAACGGTTTTAATATTATCGTGGGTTTTACCCTCCATTTGCATTGCCTGACGACCTATAGCAATGACTTTGTTTGTAGTACGATCAAAAGCAACGATAGATGGCTCATCTACAACTACTTTGTCGTTATGTATAATCAGGGTATTCGCAGTGCCTAAATCGATGGCAACTTCTTGCGTAAACCAGTTAAATAATCCCATGTATAAGGTATGTTTTCTTTATTTTGTCAAATCTATACTATTCCTAATGTAAAAATAGCTTTTTTATTGTTTTAAGTTTTATTTTCTTCAGTTATTGAATTGTTTTTAAGGCAATTAAAATATTCAGAAAATAAAAAGCGGTAATTGTTGGGTTTAAACTATCGTTATTGTAAGGCATGATGTAAAACCTTCAGCCTTTAAACCCTCAACCTTATACCTTTTTAGTGTTTAAAGTGTCTTACCCCGGTAGTTACCATTGCAATACCTTTTTCGTTTGCTTTTGCTACAGAATCAGCATCTTTAATCGATCCACCTGGTTGTAACACCGCAGTAATTCCGGCTTCGGCAGCAATTTCCACACAATCAGGGAAAGGGAAGAAAGCATCAGAAGCCATGGCAGCACCTTTAACGCTGAAACCAAAAGAAGCAGCTTTTTCAATCGCTTGTCTTAACGCATCAACACGTGAAGTTTGTCCAACACCGCTTGCAATCAGTACATCATCTTTAACCAAAACAATGGTGTTAGATTTGGTATGTTTTACAATTTTATTGGCGAAGAATAAGTCTTTCAGTTCTTGTTCGGTTGGTGCTTTATCGGTAACGGTAGTCATTTGCTCCGGACCTTCGATAATTAAATCTTTATCCTGCTCAATTACACCATTTAATAAGGTTTTAAATTGTTTTTTGCTCAATTCAACCTCATTACGTTGCAAAATCACGCGGTTTTTCTTTTTACTGAACAATTCTACTGCTTCTGGCTGGTAAGAAGGTGCAATTAATACTTCAAAAAACAGGTTGTTAATTTCTTCTGCTGTTTCAAGATTAACTTCCACATTGGTAATCAATACACCACCGAAAGCAGAAACAGGGTCGCATGCTAAAGCATCAACCCAGGCTTGTTTAACGGTCGGACGTGAAGCAATACCGCAGGCATTTGTATGTTTTAAGATCGCAAAAGTCGGATCTTCAAATTCGTCGATCAAAGCAACGGCTGCATCCACATCAACCAGGTTATTATACGAAAGCTCCTTACCGTTCAGTTTGGTAAACATGGCATCTAAATCGCCATAAAATACACCACCCTGGTGAGGGTTTTCGCCATAACGTAGCGTTTTGGCTTCAGTTACACTCTGTTTAAAAACATCAAGTGGTTCTTCTGTATTAAAATAGTTAAAAATTGCAGTATCGTAGTGCGAAGAAGTATGGAAAGCTGTTTTAGCAAACGATTTACGCTGTGCCAAAGTAGTTTCGCCATTTTGCGCTTCTAACTGTGCCTGTAAAGTAGGGTAGTCATTTTTAGAAGCAATAATTACTACATCGTTAAAGTTTTTCGCGGCAGCACGGATTAGGGAAATACCACCGATATCGATTTTTTCGATAATTTCTTCCGGTGTTCCACCTGCTTTTACGGTTTCTTCAAAAGGGTATAAATCAACAATCACCAAATCAATTTCAGGGATCTCATATTCAGCAATCTGCTCCTGGTCGCCTGCTAACGCTCTGCGGTTTAAAATTCCACCGAATACTTTTGGGTGTAAGGTTTTAACACGTCCGCCCAAAATAGAAGGGTAACCGGTTAAATCTTCAACCGCTGTAACCGGAAGATTTAAATCTTTAATAAATTGTTCTGTTCCACCGGTAGAAAATAACTGTACACCTTGCGCGGCTAACAATTTTACCAATGGCTCCAAACCATCTTTATAATATACTGAGATTAAAGCGTTTTTGATTTTAATGGATTGACTCATTCTACTGAAAATTTTGAGCCGCAAAGGTAGTAAAAACAGGGGAATTTATTTAGGTGGTGAAACCAATAAAAATGAAATTATTTAGATATTTTTCTTTACCAGGCATTTTTTCTTTTTCAAAAGGATTTTCAGGTCTCAAATATGCTGATAGTGCTTATGTAAAGCAGGCCTTTATCTTTTTTTGTTTGCCTGGAAGTTGCCAGCTAATTTTAAATTGATGGTAGAGGTATTTCGAATTTTATTATTTTAGCCCGCATCATATAATAAGTACTAATTGATAACTAGGGTTAACAGAAGCAATGTATCAATCAAATCGTAGAAAAAAGTGGACCTATATAACCATCATGTTCCTTCTTATATGTTGTTACATCGGGATTTACCATTCTCATCGTTATTTCGGGTTTAACAGCGTAATATTGCTAGGCATTTCAGCTATATTGGCCTTGTTTTATTTAAGTAATTTATGGTTGGACGATAGTAAACGATGGTATAAATTTAAATCGTTCCTTTTTGTATTATGTGTTGGAGGTCCGGTTGCGATTTTTGTTTTTAAGATGCATGAGTCTTTTATGGAAAAACAACTGGCAAAATATGGTGTGCCCGCAGAGGGGATTGTGACGAAATTATATATACAAAGGAATAGAAATAGTCAAACGCCTTACGCTATATTTACCTATAAGTTAAACAATAAAATCTGGATGCAGGAAGTGATCAACACAAACTCTTCTTTACAGGTTGGTGATACTCTAATGTTGCTGTGCGCTAAAACGGATCCTGAAATTTTTAAAATCGAATAGCACGTAATCCTAATATTACTTTTTTATCTTTTTAACAATCGTTTCTACTATCCGTGGATAATGCTGGTGCTCTAACTGCTGACCTTTAAATTTTACCATCTCCAGGTTGTCGTTTTTATCAATTCTGTAGCGGGCCTGGTAAATGTATTCACCTTCATCATAGTTTTCATCTACATAATGGATCGTGATACCGCCTTCGGTTTCACCGGCAGCCATCACCGCATTGTGCACATGATCGCCGTACATGCCCTTTCCGCCAAACTTAGGGAGAATAGCAGGGTGGATATTTACAATCCGGCCAGGGTAGGCGTGGATCAGGCTTTTAGGAATTAACCAAAGGAAGCCTGCCAGTACAATAAAATCGATTTCAAGATTTTTGAGCAGATCCACAACCTCATCGGTTTTGTAGAATTCGTTTTTGTCGAAAATATGGGTAGGGATTTCGAAGTTATCAGCTCTTTGTAATACATAAGCCTCGGCGTTATTGGTTAACACCAAAGAAATTTCAATTTCGTTACTTCTTTTAAAATGCTCCATCAGTTTTTGGGCATTAGAACCAGAACCTGATGCAAAGATGGCTATTCGTTTTTTCACTCAAAAATCGTTTTGTCCAAAAATAGTGTTTTTAGGGCTGTTTTCTTAATCGAAAAGAAATTTTATTCAATTAAGTTAAAGTATTATTAATGAAGAATTTTAATGTATTTTTGCAGTTCGGAAACGGGGTTAAATTTTAATTAAAAAAAAGTTAAAAGTGTTTTGTAATTTAAAAACATTAATCCTATATTTGCAACCCGAATTATAGGAAACGAATAAGAAAAATAAAAGGCTAAATAGAAATGGCAAATCATAAATCTTCATTAAAAAGAATTAGAGCAAACGCAACAAAACGTTTACGTAACAGATATCAGGCAAAAACTACACGTACCTTTATTAAAAGATTACGTGCTGCAGAAGATAAAAAATCTGCATCTGATTTATTGCCTAAAGTAATCTCTATGTTAGATCGTTTAGCTAAAAAGAATGTTATCCACAAAAACAAAGCGGCAAACAATAAATCGAAATTAACGAAATTCGTTAACGGTTTAAAATAAGCCAATTTTTTTACGATATTAGCAAAGGCATCCCAACCAAAAGTTGGGATGCCTTTTTTTTGTCGAAAAAAATGGAACAATACGAACAGAAACTAGGCGTTAAACTGTGGGCTGAAGAAGACCGCCCGCGTGAAAAACTTTTGTTGCATGGCAGAAGGCATTTAACTGATGCTGAACTCATCGCAATTTTAATTGGTTCAGGAAGTAAAACCGAAACTGTTGTCGACCTCAGTAAAAGGATTCTGGCTTTTTACGATAACAGTTTAACCCGTTTGGGCAAAGCGTCTATCCAGGATCTTTCGAGGTTTAAAGGCATAGGCGAAGCCAAAGCCCTCACCATCATGGCTGCTCTGGAACTCGGCCTGCGACGGAAAGAAACCGCTGAAGAAGATGTTACTCAAATCACTACCTCTGGTGATGTTTACAGGTACATGCATCATACCTTTGCCAACCTCAACCACGAAGAATTCTGGATCCTGTTGCTCAACAGGTCTAACCGAATTATTGGGAAATTCCTGATCAGTAAAGGTGGACAGGCGGGTACCATAGCCGATCCGAAAATTATTTTTAAAACGGCTCTGGAGAATAATGCGGCAAATATTGTTCTGGCGCATAATCATCCTTCAGGAAGTTTAAAGCCAAGCGAAAGCGATGATAAACTCACCAGGGATATGGTGGCTTCTGGCAATCTGCTTACACTTTTTGTGGTAGACCATGTTATTTTTGCCAATAACCGATATTACAGTTACAAGGATGAAGATTTAATTTAAAAGATATTTCATTGTTAAAATACAATTAACCTTAATTTAGTATCCTCGCAGCTTAAATTTATAATTTATAATCTTCCGTAATCCCGG
Proteins encoded:
- the mrdA gene encoding penicillin-binding protein 2, translating into MDQLFNRKYIVQGLFIVIALILLGKLFYIQIISDKAFSSAESNVLRKIYKYPARGAILDRNMKVIVQNEPVYDLMVTPNEVKPFDTLGLANALEITVEDVRKKLKKARAQSSYQSTFFERQISVQSYARLQEIMYRFPGFRTQDRTIRHYPDSVAGQLFGYVKEVSPDDIEKSEGYYKPGDFIGKSGLERSYEDFLRGEKGVINTLYDAKNIAQGSYANGKYDVNAVSGDRLISSIDIRIQRLGEELMKNKVGAIVAIEPSTGEILAFVSSPGYDPNQFVGKDWGKNYMSLIANPYRPQIVRPIAGQYSPGSSFKPVDALVALQDGAIDPNTTFFCPGYYMAGNHKVKCEHVDGTINMQRGIARSCNTYFCHVFQSIITKNGMKNQRQTYANWHEQISKWGFGQKLGIDMPFEKKGIFYQGDHYDKIYGKRWGYTTVISQAIGQGEITSTPLQMANVMAAIANRGYYLKPHLIKGIGDKNVVKKEYVVKNYVGVDEKYFPIVIDGMRDAVNSPWGTAKESQIPNILMCGKTGTVQNPHGKNHSVFIGFAPMDNPKIAIAVIVENGGFGGSYAAPISSFMVEKYLTDTIKPRSNGYTVKAFSETNLLPALIDKTKKVKLTKLDSLNLKKADSLKRVKDSLKIKPAILKQTVATKPKVNQPIVNQKPVTNK
- a CDS encoding rod shape-determining protein MreD, whose translation is MNSRIIIVNVIRWFLLLFVQIFLLKNMGFYDLSTPFIYVLFLLLLPFGIPNIVLYLLAFVTGLTLDAFYDTMGVHATACVVLAFVRISFISISLNRDAIDDPEPSLSYMGFQWFSLYAFLCVIAHHLVLFFLETFKLTEIGYTLMRCGLSCIFTLLIILLVEFIFYRRTPR
- the mreC gene encoding rod shape-determining protein MreC produces the protein MRNLWIFISRYNAFFLFIIFFTIGLYLTVKNNSYQRSVTLNSTNEVVGTAYERLNVFKRYLNLGMVNDSLAAENAKLKSKLLSLTTVDTAKDVKVVDTLTNQDYTYLAAKVIKNSITLRNNIMTINKGSVDGIKAGMAVIAPQKGVVGFIRDVSEHLATIQSLLHKDTKISVTLKKNNALGSLVWGDGNFDVKKAFIKEVPNHIKMYVGDTVVTSGFASFPKGILVGRISKPNVATNDNFLSGELNLFTDFSTLQYVYVVKYKKAEEQKALEGIAKPNE
- a CDS encoding rod shape-determining protein → MGLFNWFTQEVAIDLGTANTLIIHNDKVVVDEPSIVAFDRTTNKVIAIGRQAMQMEGKTHDNIKTVRPLKDGVIADFNAAEAMIKGMIRMLNGGKGWMFPSLRMVICIPSGITEVEKRAVRDSAEIAGAKEVYLIHEPMAAAVGIGIDVEEPMGNMIIDIGGGTTEIAVIALSGIVCDQSIRVAGDNFDSDIVNYIRRQHNIMIGDRTAEKIKIEVGAALPELQDAPADFAVQGRDLMTGVPKQITVSYTEIAHCLDKSISKIEEAILKALEITPPELSADIYQTGIYLTGGGALLRGLDKRVAAKTKLPVHVAEDPLRAVVRGTGIALKNIGGYKFLMQ
- the purH gene encoding bifunctional phosphoribosylaminoimidazolecarboxamide formyltransferase/IMP cyclohydrolase, which translates into the protein MSQSIKIKNALISVYYKDGLEPLVKLLAAQGVQLFSTGGTEQFIKDLNLPVTAVEDLTGYPSILGGRVKTLHPKVFGGILNRRALAGDQEQIAEYEIPEIDLVIVDLYPFEETVKAGGTPEEIIEKIDIGGISLIRAAAKNFNDVVIIASKNDYPTLQAQLEAQNGETTLAQRKSFAKTAFHTSSHYDTAIFNYFNTEEPLDVFKQSVTEAKTLRYGENPHQGGVFYGDLDAMFTKLNGKELSYNNLVDVDAAVALIDEFEDPTFAILKHTNACGIASRPTVKQAWVDALACDPVSAFGGVLITNVEVNLETAEEINNLFFEVLIAPSYQPEAVELFSKKKNRVILQRNEVELSKKQFKTLLNGVIEQDKDLIIEGPEQMTTVTDKAPTEQELKDLFFANKIVKHTKSNTIVLVKDDVLIASGVGQTSRVDALRQAIEKAASFGFSVKGAAMASDAFFPFPDCVEIAAEAGITAVLQPGGSIKDADSVAKANEKGIAMVTTGVRHFKH
- the purN gene encoding phosphoribosylglycinamide formyltransferase — its product is MKKRIAIFASGSGSNAQKLMEHFKRSNEIEISLVLTNNAEAYVLQRADNFEIPTHIFDKNEFYKTDEVVDLLKNLEIDFIVLAGFLWLIPKSLIHAYPGRIVNIHPAILPKFGGKGMYGDHVHNAVMAAGETEGGITIHYVDENYDEGEYIYQARYRIDKNDNLEMVKFKGQQLEHQHYPRIVETIVKKIKK
- the rpsT gene encoding 30S ribosomal protein S20; translated protein: MANHKSSLKRIRANATKRLRNRYQAKTTRTFIKRLRAAEDKKSASDLLPKVISMLDRLAKKNVIHKNKAANNKSKLTKFVNGLK
- the radC gene encoding RadC family protein, with amino-acid sequence MEQYEQKLGVKLWAEEDRPREKLLLHGRRHLTDAELIAILIGSGSKTETVVDLSKRILAFYDNSLTRLGKASIQDLSRFKGIGEAKALTIMAALELGLRRKETAEEDVTQITTSGDVYRYMHHTFANLNHEEFWILLLNRSNRIIGKFLISKGGQAGTIADPKIIFKTALENNAANIVLAHNHPSGSLKPSESDDKLTRDMVASGNLLTLFVVDHVIFANNRYYSYKDEDLI